In Kryptolebias marmoratus isolate JLee-2015 linkage group LG4, ASM164957v2, whole genome shotgun sequence, the following proteins share a genomic window:
- the tbc1d20 gene encoding TBC1 domain family member 20: protein MKTSRSDSTSSPVNGRQDWGTKRKRKTADITQALSVDPVDVATLRRMAISEGGLLTDEIRCQVWPRLLNVPPNLLDQEPEKVEREDNKDYNQVLLDVQRSLRRFPPGMPDEQREGLQEELIDIILRVLKRNPQLHYYQGYHDIVVTFLLVVGERLATVLVEKLSTHHLRDFMDPTMDNTKHILNYLMPIIERVNPEVHDFMQQAEVGTVFALSWLITWFGHVLSDFRHVVRLYDFFLACHPLMPIYFAAVIVLYREEEVLECECDMAMVHHLLSQIPQDLPYETLISRAGDLFVQFPPSELAREAAAHESMAASTFKDFELASTQQRPDSVLRRRRRQKPGAPESSAVSPVVAVAQPSTARRFVRLAVMGLTVALGAAALAVVNTALEWAPKLDLFP from the exons ATGAAGACGAGTAGAAGTGATAGCACATCGTCGCCGGTGAATGGGAGGCAAG ACTGGGGCACCAAAAGGAAACGAAAAACTGCAGACATCACACAGGCCCTGAGTGTGGATCCAGTGGATGTAGCAACTTTAAGGAGGATGGCCATCAGTGAAGGAGGACTGCTGACTGATGAAATCCGCTGTCAAGTCTGGCCCAGGCTCCTCAATGTCCCCCCTAACCTCTTGGATCAAGAGCCTG AAAAAGTAGAGCGAGAAGACAATAAGGACTACAACCAGGTCTTGCTGGATGTCCAGCGCTCACTGCGAAGGTTTCCACCAG GAATGCCCGATGAGCAGAGAGAGGGTCTTCAGGAAGAGCTAATTGACATTATCCTCAGAGTTCTGAAACGAAATCCTCAACTGCACTATTACCAAGGATACCATGACATTGTTGTCACCTTCTTGTTAGTTGTGGGAGAGCGTCTGGCAACCGTTCTTGTGGAGAAGCTCTCGACCCATCATCTCAG GGACTTTATGGATCCTACAATGgacaacacaaaacacattctTAACTATCTGATGCCTATTATTGAACGGGTAAACCCTGAGGTGCACGACTTCATGCAGCA gGCCGAGGTGGGCACAGTCTTCGCTCTCAGCTGGCTGATCACCTGGTTTGGCCACGTGCTGTCAGACTTCCGTCATGTTGTACGGTTGTACGACTTCTTCCTCGCCTGTCATCCATTGATGCCCATCTATTTTGCTGCTGTG attgtgttgtacagagaggaagaagtgTTGGAGTGCGAGTGCGACATGGCGATGGTTCATCACCTGCTGTCTCAGATTCCCCAGGATCTGCCATATGAGACACTGATCAGCCGAGCCGGAGACCTCTTTGTCCAGTTTCCTCCCTCTGAACTGGCTAGAGAGGCTGCGGCACATGAGAG CATGGCAGCCTCTACCTTTAAGGACTTTGAACTTGCATCCACTCAACAACGACCAGATTCGGTTCTCCGTCGTAGACGCAGACAAAAACCAGGTGCGCCGGAGAGCTCCGCAGTGAGCCCTGTAGTGGCCGTGGCACAACCGTCGACAGCACGGCGCTTTGTCCGTTTGGCAGTTATGGGGCTGACGGTGGCTTTAGGGGCAGCAGCTCTTGCTGTGGTCAACACTGCTCTGGAGTGGGCCCCCAAGTTGGACTTGTTTCCGTGA
- the rbck1 gene encoding ranBP-type and C3HC4-type zinc finger-containing protein 1 isoform X3 → MASKVPPRNDLGEAEGLALSLSEALSSGDSEQAAQLCQKLCELSVPVSVSINSQVYPQDSIRLMVGVEDAQSDTYIPVTLMVSSGMTIAEVKEKISRDFGFHPALQRWVIGKRLAQDQDTLYSHGIRKDGDQAFLFILSTHAAHLTRQQYMSDLEQQRLTGIIKSIELIPRGLEGAGAKAPPSLESPPLLPRNVTPVKPTVPPKPQLGWACGSCTFVNKPTRPGCEICGGDRPEDYKVPDVYQPDQEEIQRIEREQLALLQYEMAQQEEREQNYLYLLATEEQNLILSTAETDCPICFSPLSPGEGVVLRECLHTFCRECLKSTIVTSQDPEVSCPDNCDSKLLDREIKELLTEEELQRFLELRLNVAESRSEQSFHCQTPNCRGWCIYEDEVNEFHCELCNETNCILCRAIHNGMNCKDYQDDLRVRAENDKAAQQTKQMLDNLLNNGEAMKCPRCDIIVQKKDGCDWICCLMCKTEICWVTKQARWGPNGHGDISGGCRCRVNHQPCHPNCQNCH, encoded by the exons ATGGCTTCTAAAGTTCCACCGAGAAATGACCTGGGAGAAG CAGAGGGACTGGCTCTGTCTCTGAGTGAAGCCCTGAGCAGTGGAGACTCCGAGCAGGCAGCCCAGCTGTGTCAGAagctctgtgagctctctgTCCCCGTGTCAGTCAGCATCAACAGCCAGGTCTACCCTCAGGACTCCATCAG GTTGATGGTTGGAGTGGAGGATGCCCAGTCAGACACCTACATCCCAGTGACTCTTATGGTTTCTTCTGGCATGACGATTGCAGAAGTTAAAGAGAAG ATCAGCCGTGATTTCGGCTTCCACCCAGCACTGCAGCGCTGGGTGATTGGGAAGCGACTAGCTCAAGACCAGGACACGCTATACAGCCACGGCATCCGCAAGGACGGGGATCAGGCTTTCCTGTTTATCCTCTCCACCCACGCTGCTCACCTCACACGGCAGCAGTACATGTCGGACCTGGAGCAACAACGTTTAACGG GTATCATAAAGTCAATCGAGTTAATTCCCAGAGGGCTGGAAGGTGCCGGTGCGAAAGCGCCTCCATCCCTTGAgagtcctcctcttcttcccaGAAACGTGACTCCTGTTAAACCTACCGTGCCTCCGAAGCCTCAG TTGGGCTGGGCCTGTGGGTCGTGCACGTTTGTTAACAAGCCAACACGCCCTGGATGTGAGATATGCGGAGGAGATAGGCCAGAGGATTACAAGGTGCCGGACGTCTATCAGCCAGACCAGGAGGAAATTCAGCGGATCGAAAGGGAACAGCTGGCACTTCTGCAGTATGAAATG GCTCAGCAGGAGGAGCGGGAGCAGAACTATTTGTACCTTTTGGCAACAGAAGAGCAGAACCTCATCCTAAGCACCGCAGAGACCGATTGCCCCATTTGCTTTTCCCCTCTGTCGCCAGGAGAGGGCGTTGTGCTCAGAGAATGTCTGCACACATTTTGCAG gGAGTGCCTAAAATCAACAATAGTTACCAGTCAGGATCCGGAGGTGTCTTGTCCGGACAACTGTGACAGCAAATTACTGGACCGAGAAATCAAAGAG CTGCTCACAGAAGAGGAGCTTCAGAGGTTTTTGGAGCTGCGTTTAAACGTCGCAGAGAGCCGCTCCGAGCAAAGCTTCCACTGTCAGACTCCCAACTGTCGAGGGTGGTGCATCTACGAAGATGAAGTCAACGAGTTCCACTGCGAGCTCTGCAACGAAACCAACTGCATTCTCTGCCGA gccaTCCATAATGGCATGAACTGTAAGGACTACCAGGATGACCTGCGCGTCCGAGCGGAGAACGACAAAGCAGCTCAGCAGACGAAGCAGATGCTGGAT AACTTGCTAAACAACGGAGAGGCCATGAAATGCCCGCGGTGTGACATCATAGTCCAGAAAAAAGACGGCTGCGATTGGATCTGCTGTTTGATGTGcaaaacagaaatctgttgGGTCACTAAGCAAGCTCGATGGGGACCAAAT GGACATGGGGACATATCCGGCGGCTGTCGATGTCGTGTCAATCATCAGCCTTGTCACCCCAACTGCCAAAACTGTCACTGA
- the rbck1 gene encoding ranBP-type and C3HC4-type zinc finger-containing protein 1 isoform X2 codes for MVGVEDAQSDTYIPVTLMVSSGMTIAEVKEKISRDFGFHPALQRWVIGKRLAQDQDTLYSHGIRKDGDQAFLFILSTHAAHLTRQQYMSDLEQQRLTGIIKSIELIPRGLEGAGAKAPPSLESPPLLPRNVTPVKPTVPPKPQLGWACGSCTFVNKPTRPGCEICGGDRPEDYKVPDVYQPDQEEIQRIEREQLALLQYEMAQQEEREQNYLYLLATEEQNLILSTAETDCPICFSPLSPGEGVVLRECLHTFCRECLKSTIVTSQDPEVSCPDNCDSKLLDREIKELLTEEELQRFLELRLNVAESRSEQSFHCQTPNCRGWCIYEDEVNEFHCELCNETNCILCRAIHNGMNCKDYQDDLRVRAENDKAAQQTKQMLDNLLNNGEAMKCPRCDIIVQKKDGCDWICCLMCKTEICWVTKQARWGPNGHGDISGGCRCRVNHQPCHPNCQNCH; via the exons ATGGTTGGAGTGGAGGATGCCCAGTCAGACACCTACATCCCAGTGACTCTTATGGTTTCTTCTGGCATGACGATTGCAGAAGTTAAAGAGAAG ATCAGCCGTGATTTCGGCTTCCACCCAGCACTGCAGCGCTGGGTGATTGGGAAGCGACTAGCTCAAGACCAGGACACGCTATACAGCCACGGCATCCGCAAGGACGGGGATCAGGCTTTCCTGTTTATCCTCTCCACCCACGCTGCTCACCTCACACGGCAGCAGTACATGTCGGACCTGGAGCAACAACGTTTAACGG GTATCATAAAGTCAATCGAGTTAATTCCCAGAGGGCTGGAAGGTGCCGGTGCGAAAGCGCCTCCATCCCTTGAgagtcctcctcttcttcccaGAAACGTGACTCCTGTTAAACCTACCGTGCCTCCGAAGCCTCAG TTGGGCTGGGCCTGTGGGTCGTGCACGTTTGTTAACAAGCCAACACGCCCTGGATGTGAGATATGCGGAGGAGATAGGCCAGAGGATTACAAGGTGCCGGACGTCTATCAGCCAGACCAGGAGGAAATTCAGCGGATCGAAAGGGAACAGCTGGCACTTCTGCAGTATGAAATG GCTCAGCAGGAGGAGCGGGAGCAGAACTATTTGTACCTTTTGGCAACAGAAGAGCAGAACCTCATCCTAAGCACCGCAGAGACCGATTGCCCCATTTGCTTTTCCCCTCTGTCGCCAGGAGAGGGCGTTGTGCTCAGAGAATGTCTGCACACATTTTGCAG gGAGTGCCTAAAATCAACAATAGTTACCAGTCAGGATCCGGAGGTGTCTTGTCCGGACAACTGTGACAGCAAATTACTGGACCGAGAAATCAAAGAG CTGCTCACAGAAGAGGAGCTTCAGAGGTTTTTGGAGCTGCGTTTAAACGTCGCAGAGAGCCGCTCCGAGCAAAGCTTCCACTGTCAGACTCCCAACTGTCGAGGGTGGTGCATCTACGAAGATGAAGTCAACGAGTTCCACTGCGAGCTCTGCAACGAAACCAACTGCATTCTCTGCCGA gccaTCCATAATGGCATGAACTGTAAGGACTACCAGGATGACCTGCGCGTCCGAGCGGAGAACGACAAAGCAGCTCAGCAGACGAAGCAGATGCTGGAT AACTTGCTAAACAACGGAGAGGCCATGAAATGCCCGCGGTGTGACATCATAGTCCAGAAAAAAGACGGCTGCGATTGGATCTGCTGTTTGATGTGcaaaacagaaatctgttgGGTCACTAAGCAAGCTCGATGGGGACCAAAT GGACATGGGGACATATCCGGCGGCTGTCGATGTCGTGTCAATCATCAGCCTTGTCACCCCAACTGCCAAAACTGTCACTGA
- the rbck1 gene encoding ranBP-type and C3HC4-type zinc finger-containing protein 1 isoform X1 encodes MVGVEDAQSDTYIPVTLMVSSGMTIAEVKEKISRDFGFHPALQRWVIGKRLAQDQDTLYSHGIRKDGDQAFLFILSTHAAHLTRQQYMSDLEQQRLTGIIKSIELIPRGLEGAGAKAPPSLESPPLLPRNVTPVKPTVPPKPQVRTPTEMLGWACGSCTFVNKPTRPGCEICGGDRPEDYKVPDVYQPDQEEIQRIEREQLALLQYEMAQQEEREQNYLYLLATEEQNLILSTAETDCPICFSPLSPGEGVVLRECLHTFCRECLKSTIVTSQDPEVSCPDNCDSKLLDREIKELLTEEELQRFLELRLNVAESRSEQSFHCQTPNCRGWCIYEDEVNEFHCELCNETNCILCRAIHNGMNCKDYQDDLRVRAENDKAAQQTKQMLDNLLNNGEAMKCPRCDIIVQKKDGCDWICCLMCKTEICWVTKQARWGPNGHGDISGGCRCRVNHQPCHPNCQNCH; translated from the exons ATGGTTGGAGTGGAGGATGCCCAGTCAGACACCTACATCCCAGTGACTCTTATGGTTTCTTCTGGCATGACGATTGCAGAAGTTAAAGAGAAG ATCAGCCGTGATTTCGGCTTCCACCCAGCACTGCAGCGCTGGGTGATTGGGAAGCGACTAGCTCAAGACCAGGACACGCTATACAGCCACGGCATCCGCAAGGACGGGGATCAGGCTTTCCTGTTTATCCTCTCCACCCACGCTGCTCACCTCACACGGCAGCAGTACATGTCGGACCTGGAGCAACAACGTTTAACGG GTATCATAAAGTCAATCGAGTTAATTCCCAGAGGGCTGGAAGGTGCCGGTGCGAAAGCGCCTCCATCCCTTGAgagtcctcctcttcttcccaGAAACGTGACTCCTGTTAAACCTACCGTGCCTCCGAAGCCTCAGGTGAGGACTCCAACAGAAATG TTGGGCTGGGCCTGTGGGTCGTGCACGTTTGTTAACAAGCCAACACGCCCTGGATGTGAGATATGCGGAGGAGATAGGCCAGAGGATTACAAGGTGCCGGACGTCTATCAGCCAGACCAGGAGGAAATTCAGCGGATCGAAAGGGAACAGCTGGCACTTCTGCAGTATGAAATG GCTCAGCAGGAGGAGCGGGAGCAGAACTATTTGTACCTTTTGGCAACAGAAGAGCAGAACCTCATCCTAAGCACCGCAGAGACCGATTGCCCCATTTGCTTTTCCCCTCTGTCGCCAGGAGAGGGCGTTGTGCTCAGAGAATGTCTGCACACATTTTGCAG gGAGTGCCTAAAATCAACAATAGTTACCAGTCAGGATCCGGAGGTGTCTTGTCCGGACAACTGTGACAGCAAATTACTGGACCGAGAAATCAAAGAG CTGCTCACAGAAGAGGAGCTTCAGAGGTTTTTGGAGCTGCGTTTAAACGTCGCAGAGAGCCGCTCCGAGCAAAGCTTCCACTGTCAGACTCCCAACTGTCGAGGGTGGTGCATCTACGAAGATGAAGTCAACGAGTTCCACTGCGAGCTCTGCAACGAAACCAACTGCATTCTCTGCCGA gccaTCCATAATGGCATGAACTGTAAGGACTACCAGGATGACCTGCGCGTCCGAGCGGAGAACGACAAAGCAGCTCAGCAGACGAAGCAGATGCTGGAT AACTTGCTAAACAACGGAGAGGCCATGAAATGCCCGCGGTGTGACATCATAGTCCAGAAAAAAGACGGCTGCGATTGGATCTGCTGTTTGATGTGcaaaacagaaatctgttgGGTCACTAAGCAAGCTCGATGGGGACCAAAT GGACATGGGGACATATCCGGCGGCTGTCGATGTCGTGTCAATCATCAGCCTTGTCACCCCAACTGCCAAAACTGTCACTGA